In the Athene noctua chromosome 21, bAthNoc1.hap1.1, whole genome shotgun sequence genome, one interval contains:
- the GPRIN2 gene encoding G protein-regulated inducer of neurite outgrowth 2, translating to MSADSHQLHTHSYQDSLSSTCHSLLNVNSHPLSKSSSSLACTGQSGLEERQSNKQELKKSHSSTICHTLGNKSDARSVSSPGGSLSQPGLMALGSVVQTISNQSGSDNSQSRTKSTNRFLIAEQSPASRELDTKMCVKSSTAENVPSACVVHQQSMCKMEESGTSLQRSHSDLTCSCKQETYVTYIETSATHSSLSSSSSRHCPPVARMSFQTQRYGSETNENTSHYQNLVTHLPVVPREQKVPTNSFDSSGIPRNTTLYTDPGTFHTAVLGPHLPGSGFSNRTMFNHTTGLIHGGLIYGNLPNSAYSPMVMSVHNNSAGPCNMRHIPCMKVDATIPAYCHSLPIPSIQLVPQLVCSVSESGKEQAAPGYFNSFSTSDILTYPKLVSSVSESGLDAKKVLKCCNIPGERAQHCAQQEGAPPETKTACVAFSSQQGADMVMTTKDMWTMTSMNDLTKGLKPALEHRDAEVQTLPTMECKSVATSPAAAAEGHSHVFPEVNLEQDLEGSTSPVREVRWDDEGMTWEVYGASVDPEVLGLAIQKHLEIQIEQFQTEPAQLARKSNEERSSDKMGKKRPLRTMMHSLRYPSCCACSSTAVE from the coding sequence ATGTCAGCTGACAGCCACCAGCTCCACACTCATTCCTACCAGGACTCACTAAGTTCTACTTGTCACAGTCTCTTGAATGTCAACAGTCACCCCCTGTCAAAGAGCTCCTCAAGTCTGGCCTGCACTGGGCAATCAGGTTTAGAGGAGAggcaaagcaacaaacaggagctgaagaaaAGCCACAGTAGCACCATCTGCCATACACTGGGAAACAAGAGTGATGCAAGGAGTGTGTCGAGTCCTGGAGGGTCCTTGTCGCAGCCTGGGCTGATGGCACTTGGATCAGTGGTCCAGACCATAAGCAACCAGTCAGGCAGTGACAATTCACAGAGCAGAACTAAGTCTACAAACCGTTTTCTTATTGCTGAACAGTCCCCAGCATCCCGGGAACTGGACACTAAGATGTGTGTGAAGAGCAGCACTGCTGAGAATGTTCCTTCAGCCTGTGTTGTCCACCAGCAAAGCATGTGTAAAATGGAAGAATCAGGAACTTCACTTCAGCGAAGCCACTCAGACCTAACTTGCAGTTGCAAACAGGAGACTTATGTCACTTACATAGAAACCAGTGCTACTCACTCCAGCCTAAGCTCTTCTAGCTCCAGGCATTGTCCACCAGTGGCTAGGATGTCTTTCCAAACACAGAGATATGgatcagaaacaaatgaaaatacatcTCACTATCAAAACCTTGTGACTCATCTTCCAGTTGTACCTAGAGAGCAAAAAGTACCCACAAATAGCTTTGACAGCAGTGGTATTCCACGTAACACTACTCTTTACACAGATCCTGGAACATTTCACACTGCCGTTCTAGGACCCCACCTGCCTGGAAGTGGTTTCTCAAACAGGACGATGTTCAACCACACCACTGGGCTTATTCATGGTGGTCTGATTTACGGTAATCTTCCAAACTCTGCGTACTCCCCCATGGTGATGTCAGTTCATAACAATTCTGCAGGGCCCTGTAATATGAGGCATATCCCCTGTATGAAGGTAGATGCCACCATCCCTGCCTACTGCCATTCTTTACCCATACCATCCATACAGCTTGTTCCACAGTTGGTCTGCTCGGTTAGTGAGTCGGGAAAAGAGCAGGCAGCACCTGgctattttaattccttttctacTTCAGACATTCTGACATATCCTAAGCTGGTGTCTTCGGTAAGTGAATCAGGCCTCGATGCCAAGAAAGTCCTGAAGTGCTGTAACATTCCTGGAGAACGTGCTCAACACTGCGCTCAGCAGGAGGGAGCTCCTCCAGAAACAAAGACTGCCTGTGTTGCCTTTAGTAGCCAGCAAGGTGCAGACATGGTAATGACAACTAAGGATATGTGGACTATGACCTCTATGAATGATTTAACCAAAGGACTGAAACCAGCTCTGGAGCACAGAGATGCTGAGGTACAAACTCTTCCGACCATGGAATGCAAATCTGTGGCAAcaagcccagcagctgcagcagaaggTCACTCACACGTGTTCCCAGAAGTGAACCTGGAGCAAGACCTGGAGGGCTCAACATCCCCAGTACGTGAAGTGAGATGGGATGATGAAGGAATGACATGGGAAGTGTATGGGGCATCCGTGGATCCAGAAGTCCTTGGGTTAGCCATCCAAAAACACCTCGAGATTCAAATAGAACAATTCCAGACAGAGCCTGCTCAGCTGGCTAGGAAAAGTAATGAGGAGCGATCTTCTgataaaatggggaaaaaaaggccacTCAGAACAATGATGCATTCCCTGAGATATCCCAGCTGTTGTGCTTGTTCCAGTACTGCAGTGGAGTGA